One Periophthalmus magnuspinnatus isolate fPerMag1 chromosome 4, fPerMag1.2.pri, whole genome shotgun sequence genomic window, AATTGCCTGAGTGCAATCAGGTTTCACCATGTGGTCATTTTGTGTTTGCATTGTGTTTACAGACACTCCGTAGAAAAGGCCTTGGTCTGGATGGCTCAGAGCTGGACAGTGAGGAGAGCATGCAGGTTGTGTCAGATAAGTTTGGTCTGAGTGAAGGGATGGACCTGTCTGTGGCCCGCCAGCGCTTCTATGTGAGTGCATGTCTCACTTTTCAGTTTACCTAGTAACAATGAGTATTCATCTGAGTGCATCTGTGCTATTGATATGTAGGTGTACAAATGACAAAGAATGTCATGGTAGATTTGAAGTTGTAGTCTCCACAGTAACTTCAGTTGCCATTATATTTTTGGCTGCCATATTTTGGTTATTGTAATTGTCCTCATACAGTATTAATGCCAGGGATTAATAGGCTACATACTTTCTCTTATCTTCCAAAAagcctccctctctgctcacCCCAGAAGCACAGTTCCTGGTTTCATCCAGCTGTGAGAACGGACCACCAAATTCCTCACATATGGGAGCCCACAGACCCCCCGGGCACAAACCACTGAGCTCAAGACCAGGATCTGTCAGTCCAGCTGCTGCACATCCTCACAGCGCCTTTATGTCTCCACACTCAGGTATCATCACCACGCATTTTGGTAATATATAAACATGTATATTGATTGTATAATGACTATATCATTGCatctcttaaaggtgcactatgtaacttttctagttgaGGTTCACTACCTGCTTATCTCAAGGTCTTGttgttgttccacagtatggcattacacttgtatatcttggcctggtggagtTGCCTGCTCGTCTTCACGGAgacagatgtttaatgccatagtgtggaacatttcagacaaagaaatgaaatacatatccatggagacaagtaggtgctgctgcctccaccagaaaagctgcatatagttcacattttttcacattgcAAAAACACGGGAgcactgaaatacaaaaattcaCCACAGATAAAAAATACACGAAACAAGGTGTGAGAAACGCACTTGGCATCAACATTAACCTTGTCATCCAATTTCAAATGTTACTTTATGTTGAATATGTGTTTCCATCTAAATTTGCTTGCCCTGAAGAATAACACCAAAATATTCACCATGTAAGTGAATGAAAGACCTTTGCAATAGTGTAATTAACAGTAAtagtgtgatgtgtgtggtTCCCCGTGGGCCTTGCAGCTGCTGAGAACTCACAGGAAACTTGAGTGTGAAACTggccctctcgctctctctctctctgtctccccccccccccccccccccccccccccccccccctctctctctctgcggtAGCCGCTTTAACTAGTTCTGTGGTTTCTTGAATATAGCACACCTGCCCCTCATGCACTGCCCATGTCTGTGGTGTACAGTATTACAGAGATGCACAAACAAAAGCCTATAAACCAACATGTATGAAATTTGTCCAGTTGTGGgtatatttttttaagagtGTTACTCATATCTTATACATAGTTATCCAAGGTCAAAAGAGGAACTGTCTATCACAGATGTAGGTGAGGAAGGTGTTGAGCTCACATCTCTTTTCACTTCCTGCTCCACATGTTTGGCCGTGGTATGTTTTGGCAGGTATTGGCTACTCTGTGTTTGCCCATGGAAACCTTAACCGAGGTCTGGAGATGAAGACCCCGCCTCCCGCTCTAGGCCTGAGTCCTGAGGGGCTGAGGGACACCCAAGCCAACCAGGGATTAGGGCCTCGCAACAGCCATCACTCTGCTGTGAGTCCTGAAGTCTGTTTATGGCTTATATAACTATAGCTTCACCTCAGATATATGATGATTTTCTTTGCAatgaaaatattgtaatattgtgGCATTTtgatcaaaattattattattattattattattattattattattattattattattattattattattattattattattattatatattcaaATGTCACACTATATCAGTTACCATGGTAGCAGCTAATGGGGacccaaataaaaacaaaaccctAAATGAAAGTCAGGGCAGCTCTACAACATTGTTTTATCCATCATAAAGAGTATGCCTTGCTTTTTCATCATCTCATCAGTGTAACTCCAAGCATTTCATCTCTCTGTTGTTCTTCTTGCGGCCACCAGAGGGGTCACTTATACCAGGGTTTACACTCAGGTGGCTCCATTGTGGCTATGGGCAAAACAGGACTTCTGGGCCACAGTCTGGGAGGGTATGGCATGGGCTCTCCTACAACATCTGGTACGTTCTATGTATACCAATAACTAACCTTTtaattaatgttaataatacAGTCAGGTGAAGATTATTCTATGTATTtaaagcttttatttatttgcagacTACCAGTCTGGATTTTATCACAGTCTACAGCGAGCTGCAGTGAACCAATGGCAAACATCACAGCCACTGCAGGACCCCCACGGGAATCATATAAATCCAGGGTAGGAATGGAAAAATACTAACAAAATCTGAATTAATCTGAAAGACCATTATGGGATTATTAGAATGTAAACAGGTTTGAACCTCACATAGTTTCCTTTTTCCACCAAAGCCCTTTAAAATTTGGTtagttataatatttatttcaaacctgcaCGTGTAAAAGTCACATAACATAATCAACAGCATAACAGTactgacacagagacacataggcATGGTTTGAAAAAGGGATGGGTGAAGCTTATACATATCCCTCttacaaatacacatacaaCTCCCTCTCCAAAATCCTCTCATCAAGGATGGTATGATGATGATAAGGTTAATCAATAGTTAATCATGTATAACAAAAAACTATAAGGTTTCTAGTGACTACTAACCATACAATTATATAAGCTATGTTTTGCTGCCATGGCTTCTCTCTGATCACCACCAATacctcactcacacaccaacCTCATGGTGAAGTCAGGTACACAGTGACCATtcagagctgggattgaactTCTATGTAAATAAGCCTCAAGGTTATCTCCAACATTAGTTGTAGTGTTGGATTTTTTCAAACTGAATACTGCatctttttgtttcttgttgttCCTAGGATATCCAGTGGAGGGtgctctttcccatctcagccctgctcctccacctcccctcaCCTGCCCTCTCTGAACCTCCACATCAAATCGGAGCGTGCCTCACCGGACCACATGTCCtcaccttcctctcctcctctgctccaactCAAAGACCGCTCTCCAATCAGCAACCCTGATTCCACTCGGCCCAGCCCACCACACACGCAACCGGCCAATCAGATGAAGGAGCTCTCCAAAGGTCACTCCCACAGCGAGGAGGAGATGCTCAGACCAATGGAGCTCAGTGACACCTGGCAGAGATAGCTACATTCAGTTATGCCATTGCTCTCACACAGATGGAGTGGAGTGGTAACTAATTGTCCACAGCTTGGACATTAAAAATAGAGCTGGTCTCTccttggagattttttttttactgtattggGATTAATAATGAAGATAGATGTATATGTTTTGAATAATCTCAAAGGAGTTAAACAACTTTCTTTCTTAAGCTTTTGCTAACGGTTAGAAAAAGCAGCATAGTGCAACCAGTTACGCACTCCTAGTCATACACATGCCTTATATTCAGACCTATTCACAAACTTTTTTACCTACTATGCATTAAATGGGCACAAATGCTttcctgtttctctttcttctaACACAGCACCACAGGGGATCATGAATACAAGACTAAAGAATAAAGTATCTTTTTAGTGATCATAATGTTGAATGCTGGATTAGTAGTgctataaaatgtcccacaaacctCAAACTAAATTGTTCATTTTGATACACCAACATAAATACGTACATTTTGgcacgttttttgttttttagatgtATGCAATTTAACAATGTTGTTGACTTTCTTCAGCAAACCTGCTATGACTTTGATTTCAATATCAGGACGATCATTTAGAACACTTGATTGTATTGAGTGTAGTGAGATTATGTTCTCTTGTTTCTGCCTTGAAGCTGATTACACATTGTGTTATGTTATGCTGtagttttaattaaaacaataatttcaAAAGGGCTAATGAATTACAACTAAATTATCTATGTTTTGCTATGTTTCCTCTTTTGTTATAAAACTTTGTaatataaagatttgtgtttctACTATGGCCACAAGGGGACCCTAGTGTAGCTCAGgctttatatgtgaaataataaatgattaaatgaaACTGTGTGGCCAGACTTGGCTTGAGCTTTCACCAAAAATCTGTTAAGCTGTTCTCCACACCAGGCCTGTCCAAAATAATGATGctgttattaattattataatgAATATCTTCAGTAttatgtgtgtcagtgtgtttttcATATCTTAGGCTCATTTGATGTGATTGCTTCAATAAAAAAAGAGTTTGATTGGTAAATTCCTGTTTCACACTGTCATTTCTGTGTGTCTTTGAGGTAAATTGTGTctcccagagctgctgtttgctcTTTTATGTGAGCACAGATGAAATGATGTCCACTGTGCGGCTATCACACTTTCATGTGTCCATTTATTTAGTGCTACAcacctttgctctctgcacatTCGCTCTCATTATCATGTCTCGCTCCTGTCAGTGCAACCTGCCATGCCACCAACCAATGAGAGGAACAAAAAATGGACCACTTTAAAAGACCTTTACATTGGCTCTGTCAGTGGTGATGGTGTTCCTACCCCTATGGTGCGTTTGGTTTTCCTTGTCATTTTATCAAAACCAAGCgaacagagcagagaggatGCCTGCACAGTCCCGTGTATCTCTGTCGTCTGCTGCTCCGTAAATGAAAAGAGAGTCAGACTGGGGGTCATGTCTGGGCAGCTCCCATGGGACGTCCTGTGTCTGGGTCTCACACACACCAGGCCTTCGGTcgctgcagtggtccaaagagGCCTCCAGCAGAGATAATGAACGGAGGTGAAAAAATAGAAACTAAGTCTAAAAAGGTCAACAGTACtttagtaaatgtaaatgtattggCTATGAAAATAGTATAACAACTTACATCTGCCAACATCATTACTGTACAACTACTATTTGCCTCCTGCTACTACTTTTAGTGGTTTCAATACTTTACTCATCTTTGTGTGTAACAGCTTGTTCAGAAACATTTGGAAACCCATGATAACTAAAAGAGAGTAATCCTATTCCTCATATTTCTTGGACCAAAAACAAGATTTCTGTCTTTGGGATTGGGCATTAGGATTATCATTATTAGACACCAGTACATAATCACATGCCCACATGCTGAAGTTTGTGGCAATAGAAGGCATTTCTTTAATTTTCAGTTGTTTGTGATTATACTGTATCACCTCATCTGTATTCACTGGGTCAACTCAGcaacacaaaaatatcagaCATATTATTTAAAAGATTGTACTCATTTTcctaattcatgttttaattgaaGAATTGATACAAAGGCTACAACATTTTTCAACAACCCAGTTCTTCCCACAGTCCAGGAGAGCACTGAGTTCATAGTAATTAGAAGTGATTAAAGAATAAACTTCCATGGAGGCTTGGGCAGAGGTCAGACCACCAGACACTATTGTCATGCACGACTTTTGTCAGTCAGTCCAGACACCTCTAGCACAGGGATCTCCCACGCTCTGGACTGAAGACTGCATTAAGTGGAGACATATTAATAGCTCCAAGTTGTTGaatgataaaatgtatttttattattatgccaCACTAATAAAACCTTATTATAACCTAGTTCACACCATGCTTGAAAAAAATAGAACTTCATAACACAATCTCAGtgcaaacaaaccaaaactattTAACAACTACTGATAATACAAATGTGAAGACatcattaaatataaaaacaaaactgtgatgATTAAATTATAAAGGTTACACATTGATCAAGCTCATGCTTAGATTGTTTTAGCATAAAAATTATCATAAATtgtgaataaaatgaaatgagattTTATACAGAATCCCTGAGCCTAGAGGCActtgtaaaaactaaaaaaaaaaaaaaatccatcttgGCATTCTGACTTATGAAACACTCACTCAGTCATGCTGTCCCCTATAGTTATTAGAGTTaaaactttacattaaaaacaaacttttagCACTCTTGAATCGGTTTCTTTGGAGAGATCAGGAATCTCTCCCATAATATCTACACAGGGGTAAAAAAAATACCCATTTACAATGAAATGTCTTTAACTTCAAACAGGTAGTACACACCAAACTGTACAGCAATAATGCagcatttaagatttttttaccAAGCAATTTGGAAATGCTGGTAAACATCTTATTTTAAAAGCAGTAgaaaattttaataaataatcaCAGTCACTTGTATTTCTGACCAGTTGCCTGCTGGTCATTGAGTGTGATGGGAACTTTGAaatgtttacatgacatttcaataatctgaaaaCTCCTGAAATCAGATAaagatcagatttttgatatGTATGTAAACATGGCCACTGATGAGTAATATATTTAAGATtaacaaatgtatttgttgcatttgtattttaatttttaataatgCACTTTGTGAATTTATCAGTTACTATGGTTGAATAATATAGTATTATAGTATTGGCAAATACTTGTAGTAGCTAGTCCTTCTTGGCATGCAGTATCCCTTGGTAGTAGTTGTGGAAAATATCTGGGGGGAAGAAAATCTGGGTGGTGGATGGCACGAGTTCAGAAATGTACTGCTGCATATGTAAACAGCATTTTAAGCAGTTAGGTTTTCTTGTTAACCATTTATTCTTATATTGATCACATTTAGCTGTGCATGAGGTACTGGTGAAAGTAGACGCCAAAAAGCGAGCTGATGACTTGACAGGCAGCGACCCACCAGGTGAGGAAAGCAAAGAAGCCTCTAAAAAACAGTGGAGTGAGGACAGATCTAAGGGCACTGAAGGATTCAGACAGGCGGGACACTGTGGCCTGGATGTCTTCCTCCATGTAGTCCaccccctcctcatcctcctccaggACCCCCGACACTGCAGGAGCTGCTGTCGGTAAGACCAGAGCCGGGGTCACACCAGGGGTGGGCTCTTCTCCAGGAGTCCATGAGAAGTCTCCTGCAGGTAAAAGGCAGCATGGTAGGAACTTATGACAACAACTGTGACACTTTCAACTATCAGTATCGGATGAAGCTCAAGATCTATTGAAAATGGGTGGGATAACAATTACAGTTACTTAAtatgacaacaacaaaatgtattaaacatatTAGAGTTTTATAAGTAATTAGATGGATTTTTCATACATATTTCATGAACTTTCATTACAGCTCTtccaatgtaaaaatgtgatatAAGAACCAGGCTAAGTATTCATCAAATATAAACATACCTAATGCCTTTAGTGCCAGAGTGGAGAAGAGAATCAGCAATATGGGAATCAAATACTGCAGAGTCACTACTGTCAGGTAGCAAAACACTCGAGTGACCTAAGAGAAAATAGGATGCAATTTATAGTTAACAATTCTTTTGTTAGTGTTTTATACTACTTCAATCACAACAGGCCTGACCTTTCTCTGAATGTCAATAGCAGCAATGCGTCCAGCTTCCTTCTTCATTTGCTCCACCCACTTCTGTGCCAGGTTAAGGTAAGCCTGCAGGTGATAGCGGGTAAGGGCCAACCGcagcacacacagagccacaatGATCCCCAAACGCATACTGTCAAATGCTGAACTGGACACgctgcaaaaataataacatgggTATAAGCCATCTTTTTtatagtcaaaataaaaaaactttaaatgtcTGTGTTCTTACATTGTAATAGAGGACTTTCCTATTGGTGCATTGGCTAGGAAGTCTCTTGCAATTGGCTTCACCCACAGGATCAACACAATGATGGGTGACATGAAACTCATGTGCAGTAGAATCCTATGTAAATCAATCGCAATGTTACAAATGTAATAAGTACCTAAATAAAAACTTTATGCTAAATATGTGTGTTCTGGTTGTTGTTACTGGATTATTGGTCGATCTGAGTTCATCTGGACAGCATCGAGATGGGTCTGAGCCAGTCTAAGTCCAGGGAAAGCCAAAAGAGATCCAATGTAGGCACACACAGCAGCTAGACCAAGCTTCACTGTCAGCTTGGTTACTGGAACTctgtagaaaaataaaacacattacaatATGATTTAATAACTCAGATGGACATGTTGTTGTTTGCTAGATACATACGACCAGTCGGCATAACCCTGCTGCTTCACAAAGACTTCCAAGTTGTTGAAGAGGCTGTTGAATCCTGGCTCAAGTCCAAACTCCAGGTAATCTTCTCTGACCACCAGAACCAACATGGCCACCAGCAAAGACAGAAAACCAAATGCAAGACACACAGACCGCTCTCCACCCTCCTCCGAGCTAAAGTAGTGACTCATTAAAGTGTGAAGTGTTTTTCTGAAAGTGAAAAGTTAAGGGATATTCTGGTTTGAAATGTTTAACTTACACagctttttatatatttatattttaattatgatTTATATCGACTTAAAATGATAATGCATCACTGAAAAGGATACAGGCCAAAGAGGACTGTCAAAACACACCAGATGGCCCCAATGTTGACCTCTTTGCTGGCATCTACAACACTGTAGTAACACTCAGTGAAAATAAACACTCCAGTTGCATAGACCGCGAAATCTACAAGCCACTGGTACTCCAAGAAGAAGCGCAGCactggaaataaaaaaacaatttgtAGGTTTTAAAAAAGGCACCATATTCACTATTATCAAACATCTAGAAGTTTAgaagttacatttaaaaatgtgtaaaaatggttCACATACGTAAGTCGTAATATCACAtgctctatatttacttaaaatgtGTCTATTTTACCAAGGGCATCCATAACATTGACTGGGGCCTTGTCCAGGTGAAGGTCGATATCTTTCGGCACAGTcagtggtttgccctctccatTCTGCCTCCTGGAGCAAAGACAACACGTTTTTTGTTTATACCAAAGAGTTAACATATGTTTGAAATGTGAGATGTTAGATAAAAGATCATCCTCTAAATTACTGTGATGTGACCCAGCACTGCCGAGCCCTTCCCTCGTCCcacctgtctctcctgtttGGTTTAGGCATCTGTTTCCCTGCGAGCGCACACAGCTCTCCCTCTGAAGGGTGTTTGAACCGGAACAAactaagaacaaaaacaaaacaccaggtgGATAAACAGACAGCTTTAGGTATCTGATGTGACCAGATGAGAGTGGGACAGTACCTGCCGTTACAGAGAAGCCAGCGTGCAAATGAGCAGTGAGGAGCCATCCTCTGCATGATACTGGCAGCCAGCAAGCTGACCACCAACTGGATCCCCATCAACGCCTAtcaaaatacatacaaacacattgaagtgtgtgtaatccctcagtcacccaggtctgatccatagtaaaagcaaaatgtaaaatctgtcaactggacagattgacagattttacatttagcGTTTACTAAGCATACTGAAGCATGAAACTACAGTAAATTATCAATGAAACTTAAATTATGCTTTAGTCTGCCTGGTGGAACCTGGAAAaggtaaatacaaaatacaagacGCAAAGAACAATCACTCCTACTGAGATTGCATGTGCATATACTGTACagcaaaattaacaaaattctaatatttaaatattgataagGAAAGTATcataaagaaaaatcaaatgcaCAGTATTTTGTACAGTAACGATTAAACGCTATGCATAACACAGGTGCATAGTTaatcacaaatacaaatacaaattaaaaagaaatttcGCAATGAATGAAAGTTAGCAATGGTCTGTTGTGCTAAATTTAGCCTAACTTCACCACCTGTCAGTACTGCAAGCTTGGTTTAGCACTGTGTAAGCTAGCTAGGCTACATTAGCAAACAGCATTTATAGCTAAATCTCAACATTATCGCACGAAAATTGTAACCTGAAACAACAGGCAGTAAAGCAGTACAGAAAACATACCATGTCTTCTCCAAAACCTCACTGTATTCTAAGTGATACAGTCCTCCACATGAAGGAGTCCTGACAGCTGAGTGCTCTGACATGTGAGACCGCAGTGTCCCGGATGTACTACCCCGCGCTGCATTCAGGGGTCGCACTAAACAT contains:
- the tmem161a gene encoding transmembrane protein 161A, which encodes MALMGIQLVVSLLAASIMQRMAPHCSFARWLLCNGSLFRFKHPSEGELCALAGKQMPKPNRRDRRQNGEGKPLTVPKDIDLHLDKAPVNVMDALVLRFFLEYQWLVDFAVYATGVFIFTECYYSVVDASKEVNIGAIWCVLTVLFGLKTLHTLMSHYFSSEEGGERSVCLAFGFLSLLVAMLVLVVREDYLEFGLEPGFNSLFNNLEVFVKQQGYADWSVPVTKLTVKLGLAAVCAYIGSLLAFPGLRLAQTHLDAVQMNSDRPIIQILLHMSFMSPIIVLILWVKPIARDFLANAPIGKSSITIVSSSAFDSMRLGIIVALCVLRLALTRYHLQAYLNLAQKWVEQMKKEAGRIAAIDIQRKVTRVFCYLTVVTLQYLIPILLILFSTLALKALGDFSWTPGEEPTPGVTPALVLPTAAPAVSGVLEEDEEGVDYMEEDIQATVSRLSESFSALRSVLTPLFFRGFFAFLTWWVAACQVISSLFGVYFHQYLMHS
- the mef2b gene encoding myocyte-specific enhancer factor 2B — encoded protein: MGRKKIQISRILDQRNRQVTFTKRKFGLMKKAYELSVLCDCEIALIIFNSTNRLFQYASTDMDKVLLKYTEYSEPHESRTNTDILETLRRKGLGLDGSELDSEESMQVVSDKFGLSEGMDLSVARQRFYPPSLLTPEAQFLVSSSCENGPPNSSHMGAHRPPGHKPLSSRPGSVSPAAAHPHSAFMSPHSGIGYSVFAHGNLNRGLEMKTPPPALGLSPEGLRDTQANQGLGPRNSHHSARGHLYQGLHSGGSIVAMGKTGLLGHSLGGYGMGSPTTSDYQSGFYHSLQRAAVNQWQTSQPLQDPHGNHINPGISSGGCSFPSQPCSSTSPHLPSLNLHIKSERASPDHMSSPSSPPLLQLKDRSPISNPDSTRPSPPHTQPANQMKELSKGHSHSEEEMLRPMELSDTWQR